From the genome of Virgibacillus siamensis, one region includes:
- a CDS encoding L7Ae/L30e/S12e/Gadd45 family ribosomal protein → MKSNYLGLVGLAYRAGKCSLGEETIVKDIRQNRAKLVLLASDTGPQTRKKITDKCKSNNIPFIIADDRETLSNAIGKSHRVAIAILDAGFAAKIKSLLG, encoded by the coding sequence ATGAAAAGTAATTATTTGGGTCTGGTTGGACTGGCATATCGAGCTGGAAAGTGCTCGCTTGGAGAAGAAACAATCGTAAAGGATATCAGACAAAACCGGGCGAAGCTGGTGCTTCTCGCAAGTGATACCGGTCCGCAGACAAGGAAAAAAATTACAGATAAATGCAAGTCGAATAATATACCATTCATAATAGCCGATGATAGAGAAACATTGTCAAACGCTATAGGAAAATCCCATAGAGTAGCTATTGCCATTTTAGATGCAGGATTTGCCGCTAAGATCAAATCGCTGCTCGGGTAA
- the infB gene encoding translation initiation factor IF-2: MTKMRVYEYAKKNNKPSKEVINYLKELNVEVSNHMSTISDGTIAKLDQKFAPKQAKNDKSGEGNKGNSSKNNQGSNKKQGQKYDNRKKPSQKQHKGKPNKQHNQYNKKQHQGKKGKGKPVQQQQQKPAAKETPKQIKYSDTLTVSDLAGKLNKDTSEIIKKLMFLGVMATKNQDLDDDAVELICAEYDVEVEKEIILEDTDFDKYLEEDKEEDLVVRPAVVTIMGHVDHGKTTLLDAIRHTKVQEGEAGGITQHIGAYQVEDDGRKITFLDTPGHAAFTSMRSRGAQITDIAVLVVAADDGVMPQTVEAINHAKAAEVPIIIAVNKMDKEGANPDRVMQELTEYELIPEAWGGQTIFVNLSAVKQEGIDDLLEMLLLVSEVEELKANPNKNAFGTVIDAQLDKGKGSVASLLIQSGTLHIGDSIVVGNTYGRVRAMVNDMGHRVKQAGPSTPVEITGLNDVPQAGDQFLVFDDEKKSRSIGEARHQKYIQENRSEQTKVSLDDLFEQIKQGEMKEINIIIKADVQGSAEAMASSLRKIDVEGVKIKIIHTGVGAITESDIILASASNAIVVGFNVRPDANAKKAAESEKVDVRLHRVIYKVIEEIESAMKGLLDPEYEEQVIGQAEVRETFKVSRIGTIAGSYVTDGKITRDSGVRLIRDGIVQFEGEIDTLKRFKDDVKEVAQNYECGITIKNFNDIKEGDTIEAFVMKEIERK, translated from the coding sequence ATGACGAAAATGCGCGTATATGAATATGCCAAAAAGAATAATAAACCAAGTAAAGAAGTCATCAACTACTTAAAAGAATTGAATGTTGAAGTATCTAATCATATGTCGACTATCTCAGATGGGACAATCGCAAAACTGGATCAAAAATTCGCACCAAAACAGGCGAAAAATGATAAGTCCGGCGAAGGGAACAAAGGGAATTCCAGCAAGAATAACCAAGGTTCAAATAAAAAACAGGGCCAAAAATACGATAACCGGAAAAAACCTTCCCAAAAGCAGCATAAAGGAAAGCCAAACAAACAGCATAACCAATATAATAAAAAACAGCATCAAGGAAAAAAAGGCAAAGGAAAGCCTGTACAACAACAGCAGCAAAAGCCGGCAGCCAAGGAAACACCAAAACAAATTAAATACAGTGATACATTAACTGTCAGTGATCTGGCAGGGAAATTGAATAAAGACACTTCTGAAATCATTAAAAAATTGATGTTTTTAGGAGTTATGGCGACCAAGAATCAGGATCTTGATGATGATGCTGTAGAACTAATTTGTGCGGAATATGATGTGGAAGTCGAGAAGGAAATTATTCTCGAAGATACAGATTTCGATAAGTATCTGGAAGAGGATAAAGAAGAAGATCTTGTAGTGCGTCCTGCAGTTGTAACCATCATGGGGCATGTTGACCATGGTAAAACAACACTTCTGGATGCAATCCGTCATACAAAGGTTCAGGAAGGCGAAGCTGGCGGAATCACACAGCATATTGGTGCTTATCAGGTTGAGGATGACGGAAGAAAAATTACGTTTCTGGATACACCGGGGCATGCTGCATTTACAAGTATGCGATCCCGTGGTGCACAAATAACAGATATTGCAGTACTTGTTGTTGCAGCAGATGATGGTGTTATGCCGCAAACTGTGGAAGCAATCAACCATGCTAAAGCTGCTGAAGTTCCGATTATTATTGCGGTGAACAAAATGGATAAAGAAGGTGCCAACCCTGACCGCGTGATGCAAGAACTGACAGAATATGAACTGATTCCGGAAGCATGGGGCGGCCAGACCATTTTTGTTAATTTGTCCGCTGTCAAGCAGGAAGGAATCGATGATCTTCTGGAAATGCTCCTGCTAGTTTCAGAAGTAGAGGAATTGAAGGCTAATCCGAATAAAAACGCGTTCGGAACCGTCATTGATGCACAGCTTGATAAAGGAAAAGGATCCGTTGCTTCTTTGCTTATTCAAAGCGGTACACTGCATATTGGTGATTCAATTGTTGTGGGTAACACGTATGGCCGTGTGCGTGCAATGGTTAATGATATGGGACACCGAGTCAAGCAAGCTGGTCCATCGACACCGGTAGAAATTACTGGACTAAATGATGTTCCACAGGCAGGCGATCAATTTCTTGTTTTCGATGATGAGAAGAAATCCCGTTCCATTGGAGAGGCGCGCCATCAAAAATACATTCAGGAAAACCGTTCGGAACAGACGAAAGTCAGCCTGGATGATCTGTTTGAACAAATTAAACAGGGTGAAATGAAGGAAATAAATATAATTATTAAGGCTGATGTTCAAGGATCCGCTGAAGCGATGGCATCCTCTCTCAGAAAAATTGATGTAGAAGGCGTTAAAATTAAAATCATTCATACCGGTGTAGGTGCAATTACAGAATCAGATATTATTCTGGCATCAGCATCCAATGCAATTGTTGTCGGGTTCAACGTACGCCCGGATGCCAATGCGAAAAAAGCCGCAGAATCAGAGAAAGTGGATGTACGGCTGCACCGTGTTATTTACAAGGTTATTGAAGAAATCGAGTCCGCCATGAAAGGCTTGCTTGATCCGGAATACGAAGAGCAGGTCATTGGACAGGCAGAAGTACGTGAGACGTTCAAAGTTTCCAGAATCGGGACAATTGCCGGAAGCTATGTAACCGATGGTAAAATTACACGTGATTCAGGTGTCCGTCTGATTAGAGATGGTATTGTGCAATTTGAAGGTGAAATTGATACATTGAAGCGATTTAAGGATGACGTTAAAGAGGTTGCCCAAAATTATGAGTGCGGAATTACTATAAAGAACTTCAATGACATCAAAGAAGGCGATACAATCGAAGCCTTTGTTATGAAGGAAATTGAGCGCAAATGA
- the rimP gene encoding ribosome maturation factor RimP gives MSSSIVNMTEELVKPILQEENLELVDIEYVKEGKNWFLRVYIDKDDGVDITECGSVSEKLSEKLDETDPIKEAYFLEVSSPGVERPLKKKADFEKNIGNNVYVKLYEPINGEKEYEGTLKGFADDFAEIEFMVKTRKKSVEIPFDKIAKARLAVKL, from the coding sequence TTGAGTTCCAGTATTGTGAACATGACAGAAGAGTTAGTTAAACCCATCTTACAGGAAGAAAATCTTGAATTAGTTGACATTGAATATGTGAAAGAAGGGAAAAATTGGTTTCTTCGCGTTTATATTGATAAAGACGACGGAGTTGACATTACAGAATGTGGTTCTGTTTCCGAAAAATTAAGTGAGAAACTTGATGAAACAGATCCGATTAAAGAAGCTTATTTTCTGGAAGTTTCATCACCGGGCGTTGAACGTCCGCTAAAAAAGAAAGCAGACTTTGAAAAAAACATCGGCAATAATGTCTATGTAAAATTATATGAACCAATCAACGGTGAAAAAGAATACGAAGGAACGCTGAAAGGTTTTGCCGATGATTTTGCTGAAATAGAGTTCATGGTTAAAACCCGCAAAAAGTCTGTGGAAATTCCGTTCGATAAAATTGCAAAAGCAAGATTAGCAGTAAAGCTATAA
- a CDS encoding polysaccharide deacetylase family protein, translating to MHRYQSFVHICVFVFIVLIAFNDDYNPFMMNEAETFSNTVIKSEDSLYQEIKAKRDKYSKPPVNAYIDRVWKKTPGLNGIQVNVDKSYEQMKETGEFDKTLLVYEQIPPKKTLDELPAAPIYRGNPKKNMVAFLINVSWGTEHIPEILTILKKHNVKATFFIEGKWAQENSDYVKMIDEQDHVIGNHAYSHPDMANLSKSQANEQIKRTNEILKAITGKTPKWFAPPSGSFNDQVVQTADMLKMETILWTVDTIDWKNPTVSVMMNRVMGDIHPGATILMHPTTSIVNGLDKLIENIKKRGYRIGTVPMLMSAKR from the coding sequence GTGCATCGTTACCAATCTTTTGTACATATTTGTGTGTTTGTATTTATTGTGCTAATTGCATTTAACGACGATTATAATCCATTCATGATGAATGAGGCTGAGACATTTTCCAATACTGTCATTAAATCGGAGGATTCACTCTACCAGGAAATTAAAGCTAAGCGCGACAAATACAGCAAACCCCCGGTTAATGCGTATATTGACAGAGTATGGAAAAAGACACCGGGGCTGAACGGTATTCAGGTGAATGTTGATAAATCATATGAACAAATGAAAGAGACGGGAGAATTTGATAAAACACTTTTAGTCTATGAACAAATTCCCCCCAAAAAAACATTGGACGAACTTCCGGCTGCTCCGATATACCGCGGTAATCCGAAAAAGAATATGGTTGCGTTTTTGATCAATGTCTCCTGGGGGACTGAACATATTCCGGAAATATTGACGATTTTAAAAAAGCATAATGTGAAGGCAACCTTTTTTATCGAAGGAAAGTGGGCCCAGGAAAATTCCGACTATGTGAAAATGATTGATGAACAAGATCACGTCATCGGAAATCATGCATACAGTCATCCGGATATGGCCAATCTAAGCAAATCGCAAGCAAACGAACAAATTAAACGAACCAATGAGATATTAAAAGCAATCACCGGAAAAACGCCAAAATGGTTTGCACCGCCAAGCGGAAGTTTCAATGATCAGGTTGTCCAAACCGCTGACATGTTAAAAATGGAAACGATTTTATGGACAGTAGATACGATTGATTGGAAGAATCCAACTGTATCTGTTATGATGAATCGAGTGATGGGCGATATTCATCCGGGAGCCACCATCTTAATGCATCCAACAACTTCAATTGTGAATGGATTGGATAAACTGATTGAAAATATTAAAAAAAGAGGGTACCGGATTGGAACGGTGCCAATGTTAATGAGTGCAAAAAGGTAG
- the truB gene encoding tRNA pseudouridine(55) synthase TruB: MDGILPLWKPKGMTSHDCVIKVRKLFHSKKVGHTGTLDPEVEGVLPICIGQATKIVPFLTDTTKTYIAEVTLGKATDTEDAHGIIIEEKNVKTPLSKQNIENVLQLFRGEINQIPPMYSAVKVNGRKLYEYARANESVERPERTVTIHELEMLEMNDTIFTFKAVCSKGTYIRTLCVDIGKSLGYPAYMSDLIRISTGSIMDKDTVTFTTIENTPERGNLLLPISRGVDHLDVLEVDEQTKMKVKNGQKLGIPERVLQTEPFSVMYKNELLAIYRIHPEKKDCIKPVRVFN; this comes from the coding sequence ATGGACGGCATATTGCCTTTATGGAAACCAAAAGGGATGACATCGCATGATTGTGTCATCAAAGTACGGAAATTGTTTCATTCTAAAAAAGTCGGACATACAGGGACACTTGATCCGGAAGTTGAAGGTGTGCTGCCGATTTGCATTGGGCAAGCCACGAAAATTGTTCCTTTTTTAACAGATACAACCAAGACATATATAGCGGAAGTCACACTGGGAAAAGCAACAGATACAGAAGATGCACATGGCATAATTATCGAGGAAAAGAATGTGAAAACACCTCTTTCTAAACAGAACATTGAAAACGTGTTACAATTATTTAGGGGTGAAATCAACCAGATACCACCCATGTATTCAGCAGTTAAGGTGAATGGCAGGAAACTGTATGAGTACGCCCGGGCAAATGAGTCCGTTGAACGTCCGGAGCGAACCGTTACGATTCACGAATTAGAGATGCTGGAAATGAATGATACTATATTTACGTTTAAGGCTGTCTGTTCAAAAGGTACATATATCCGTACATTATGTGTGGATATTGGCAAAAGCTTGGGATACCCGGCATACATGTCTGATTTAATCCGGATTAGCACAGGATCGATTATGGATAAGGATACCGTTACATTTACAACGATTGAAAATACTCCGGAACGAGGGAACCTGCTGCTGCCTATTTCAAGAGGTGTGGATCATTTAGATGTTTTGGAAGTTGATGAACAGACGAAAATGAAAGTGAAAAACGGACAGAAATTGGGCATCCCGGAAAGAGTGTTGCAAACGGAACCATTTTCGGTTATGTATAAAAATGAGCTTCTGGCGATTTACCGGATTCATCCGGAAAAGAAAGATTGCATTAAGCCAGTACGCGTTTTTAACTGA
- the nusA gene encoding transcription termination factor NusA, which produces MNSQLFEAIDYLEKEKGIDKDILLETLEAALISAYKKNFKSATNVRVDIDEESGTMRVFSRKTIVDEVEDSQEEISLDEAAKIDPNYEPGDVIEVEVTPKDFGRIAAQAAKQVVTQRVREAERGVIFSEYVDREEDVMTGIIQRKDPKFVYVNLGKIEAKLAESEQMPTEEYYVHDRLKVFVTKVENTGKGPQIYISRSHPGLLKRLFEMEVPEIYNGTVEIKSVAREAGDRSKISVHADDPEIDAVGSCVGQKGQRVQVIVDELKGEKIDVVEWSEDPVEYVSNALSPSKVVDVLVNEEEKATTVIVPDYQLSLAIGKRGQNARLAAKLTGWKIDIKSESEAREEGLLTETGTYSDNEEDLFE; this is translated from the coding sequence GTGAACAGTCAGTTGTTTGAGGCGATTGATTATTTGGAAAAAGAAAAAGGAATTGATAAAGACATCCTTTTGGAAACGTTGGAAGCTGCTTTAATATCCGCCTATAAGAAGAATTTCAAATCTGCTACAAATGTGCGGGTTGATATTGATGAGGAATCAGGGACAATGCGGGTATTTTCCCGTAAAACAATCGTGGATGAAGTTGAGGATTCGCAAGAGGAAATCTCACTTGACGAGGCTGCAAAAATCGATCCGAATTATGAACCGGGGGATGTCATCGAGGTTGAAGTGACTCCAAAGGATTTCGGACGAATTGCTGCCCAGGCTGCCAAACAAGTAGTTACACAACGTGTTCGGGAAGCTGAACGCGGTGTCATTTTCAGTGAATATGTTGACCGGGAAGAAGATGTTATGACGGGTATTATTCAACGGAAGGATCCCAAATTTGTTTATGTAAATCTGGGAAAAATCGAAGCGAAACTAGCCGAATCCGAACAAATGCCAACAGAGGAATATTATGTCCATGACCGTCTGAAAGTGTTTGTTACAAAGGTTGAAAATACAGGAAAAGGTCCACAAATTTATATTTCAAGATCACACCCGGGTCTTCTGAAGCGTCTTTTTGAAATGGAAGTTCCGGAAATTTATAATGGTACAGTTGAGATTAAATCAGTTGCACGGGAAGCCGGTGACCGTTCAAAAATCTCCGTACATGCAGACGATCCGGAAATCGATGCGGTAGGATCATGCGTCGGACAAAAGGGACAGCGTGTTCAGGTGATTGTAGATGAATTAAAGGGAGAAAAAATTGATGTGGTCGAATGGTCTGAAGACCCTGTGGAGTATGTATCCAATGCACTTAGCCCGTCAAAAGTTGTTGACGTGCTGGTGAATGAGGAGGAAAAAGCAACCACAGTCATTGTTCCGGATTATCAGCTGTCACTTGCTATTGGCAAGCGGGGACAAAATGCAAGACTTGCGGCTAAATTAACCGGATGGAAGATTGATATCAAAAGTGAATCTGAAGCTCGTGAAGAAGGACTTCTTACGGAAACCGGCACCTATTCAGACAACGAGGAAGATTTGTTCGAATAA
- the rpsO gene encoding 30S ribosomal protein S15 codes for MAITKERKNEIISEYKVHDNDTGSPEVQIAVLTEEITTLNEHLRVHKKDHHSRRGLLKMVGKRRNLLNYLRKKDVTRYRELIKKLGLRR; via the coding sequence ATGGCTATCACAAAAGAACGTAAAAACGAAATCATCAGTGAGTACAAGGTTCATGATAATGACACTGGTTCTCCGGAAGTCCAAATTGCTGTACTGACGGAAGAAATCACAACATTAAACGAACATTTACGTGTTCACAAAAAAGATCATCATTCACGCCGTGGTCTTTTAAAGATGGTCGGTAAACGTCGTAACCTACTTAACTACCTTCGTAAAAAAGATGTTACACGCTACCGCGAACTAATTAAAAAACTTGGCCTACGCCGTTAG
- the rbfA gene encoding 30S ribosome-binding factor RbfA, with protein MGDIRANRVAEQMKKEMGDLISKKIKDPRVGFVTVTDVEVTGDLQQAKVFISVLGNEQEKHDTLVGLAKAKGFIRSEIGKRIRLRKTPEITFEFDEALEYGNRIEKILKDLNN; from the coding sequence ATGGGTGACATACGTGCGAATCGAGTGGCAGAACAGATGAAAAAGGAAATGGGTGATTTGATCAGTAAGAAAATCAAAGATCCCCGTGTCGGGTTTGTCACTGTCACTGATGTTGAAGTAACAGGTGACCTGCAACAGGCAAAAGTGTTCATTTCCGTGCTGGGTAATGAACAGGAGAAACATGATACGCTTGTCGGGCTGGCCAAAGCAAAAGGGTTTATCCGCTCTGAAATCGGAAAGCGTATCCGGTTGCGTAAGACTCCTGAAATCACGTTTGAATTTGATGAGGCGTTGGAGTATGGAAACCGTATCGAAAAGATATTAAAGGATTTAAACAATTAG
- a CDS encoding DUF503 domain-containing protein produces MILYAEVECMLYEGNSLKQKRSVIKRLISRLRNELNIAVTELDFQDLWQRTKLGIVTVSNDRQHAEQVMQEVFRIVDSFMELERTITNVERL; encoded by the coding sequence ATGATTTTGTATGCTGAGGTGGAGTGCATGCTGTATGAAGGGAATTCCCTTAAGCAAAAACGATCCGTAATAAAACGGTTAATTTCCCGATTACGTAATGAGCTGAACATCGCTGTAACCGAGCTGGATTTTCAGGATTTATGGCAGCGCACAAAGCTTGGCATTGTTACGGTTTCCAATGACAGGCAACATGCGGAACAGGTAATGCAGGAAGTATTCCGCATTGTGGATTCCTTCATGGAACTTGAACGTACTATAACAAATGTGGAACGGTTATAA
- the rnpM gene encoding RNase P modulator RnpM, which translates to MKQKKVPERKCIVTNEMKPKKDLIRVVRNKEGDVFVDPTGKKNGRGAYLSQDRNVIEKAKKTGILNRQLNAEIDLSIFDELMKIVEANEK; encoded by the coding sequence ATGAAACAGAAGAAAGTACCTGAGCGGAAATGCATTGTTACAAATGAAATGAAACCAAAGAAAGACCTGATCCGAGTGGTCCGGAATAAGGAAGGCGATGTTTTCGTTGATCCAACCGGCAAAAAAAATGGACGCGGTGCATATTTATCCCAGGATAGAAATGTTATCGAAAAGGCAAAAAAGACCGGTATATTAAATCGGCAGTTGAACGCGGAAATAGACCTTTCCATTTTCGATGAACTTATGAAAATAGTTGAAGCAAATGAAAAGTAA
- the pnp gene encoding polyribonucleotide nucleotidyltransferase produces the protein MTEENQVFSTEIAGRKFTVETGELAKQANGACMIRYGDTSVLSVATASKEPKDLPFFPLTVNYQERLYAVGKIPGGFIKREGRPSEKATLTSRLIDRPIRPLFPDGYRNEVQVISTVMSVEQDCSSEIAAMIGSSIALGISDIPFSEPIAGVDVGRVDGEFIINPTIEQQEKSDIDLTVAGTKAAINMVEAGAQEVPEEVMLEAIMFGHQEIIRLVEFQEKIIEAVGVEKIKPNIAESDEAVVAKVQAEAKDKLHEAIQVEEKHAREDAIAAVKDEVLAAYDEDEDEAIIKDVKATLDKMVKEEVRRLITKEKVRPDGRKIDEIRPLSNRIGVLPRTHGSGLFTRGQTQALSVCTLGALGDVQILDGLDLEESKRFMHHYNFPQYSVGETGPIRGPGRREIGHGALGERALEKVVPSEKEFPYTIRLVSEVLESNGSTSQASICASTLAMMDAGIPIKAPVAGIAMGLVKSGDDYTILSDIQGMEDALGDMDFKVAGTAKGVTALQMDIKIDGLSKEILEEALSQAKKGRLHILESMLDTIQKPKQELSEYAPKILTMEINPDKIRDVIGPSGKQINQIIDETGVKIDIEQDGSVFISSTDASMNDKAKQIIEDLVREVEVGQTYLGTVKRIEKFGAFVEIFKGKDGLVHISELAEERTNKVEDVVSIGDKIMVKVKEIDKQGRVNLSRKAVLKDEKEKQEKSSM, from the coding sequence ATGACAGAAGAAAATCAAGTGTTCTCCACAGAAATTGCCGGAAGAAAATTCACCGTTGAAACTGGAGAACTGGCAAAGCAAGCGAACGGGGCATGTATGATTCGATATGGTGATACATCCGTGTTATCTGTTGCTACGGCATCAAAGGAACCAAAGGATTTACCGTTTTTTCCGTTAACTGTTAATTATCAGGAACGTTTATATGCAGTTGGGAAAATTCCTGGTGGCTTTATTAAAAGAGAGGGACGTCCAAGTGAAAAAGCAACCCTGACATCCCGCCTTATTGACCGTCCGATCAGACCGCTTTTTCCGGATGGCTACCGGAATGAAGTACAGGTAATCAGTACTGTTATGAGTGTTGAGCAGGATTGTTCATCGGAAATTGCTGCAATGATTGGTTCATCCATTGCGCTTGGAATTTCAGATATCCCATTTTCCGAACCAATTGCTGGTGTTGATGTTGGCCGGGTTGATGGGGAATTTATTATAAACCCGACAATTGAACAGCAGGAGAAGAGTGATATAGATCTGACTGTTGCCGGTACGAAAGCAGCCATCAACATGGTGGAAGCTGGTGCACAGGAAGTTCCGGAAGAGGTCATGCTTGAGGCAATCATGTTCGGGCATCAGGAAATTATCCGACTGGTTGAATTTCAGGAGAAAATAATCGAAGCTGTCGGTGTGGAAAAAATCAAACCGAATATTGCTGAATCAGATGAAGCGGTTGTGGCAAAAGTTCAAGCAGAAGCAAAGGACAAGCTGCATGAAGCGATTCAGGTTGAGGAGAAGCATGCACGTGAAGATGCAATAGCTGCTGTAAAGGATGAAGTGTTGGCAGCTTATGACGAGGATGAAGATGAGGCTATTATTAAGGACGTAAAAGCAACGTTGGATAAGATGGTCAAAGAGGAAGTCCGCCGTTTAATCACGAAGGAAAAAGTTCGTCCGGATGGCCGAAAAATTGACGAAATCCGTCCATTATCCAATCGGATTGGGGTCCTTCCAAGAACACACGGTTCTGGATTATTTACACGTGGACAAACCCAGGCATTAAGTGTTTGTACACTTGGCGCATTAGGCGATGTGCAAATTCTGGATGGACTGGATCTGGAAGAGTCCAAACGATTTATGCACCATTATAACTTCCCGCAGTACAGTGTCGGGGAAACAGGGCCAATTAGAGGACCGGGCCGGCGTGAAATCGGACATGGTGCACTTGGCGAACGCGCACTGGAAAAAGTTGTTCCATCAGAAAAAGAATTTCCATATACAATCAGGCTTGTATCTGAAGTGTTGGAATCCAATGGTTCCACATCACAGGCAAGTATATGTGCAAGTACATTGGCCATGATGGATGCCGGAATTCCTATCAAAGCTCCTGTTGCCGGAATTGCTATGGGTCTTGTGAAATCCGGTGATGATTATACAATATTATCGGACATTCAGGGAATGGAAGATGCCCTTGGTGACATGGACTTTAAAGTAGCGGGAACTGCCAAAGGTGTTACTGCTTTGCAAATGGATATCAAAATTGACGGATTATCCAAGGAAATCCTTGAAGAAGCACTTTCACAAGCCAAAAAAGGCCGTCTCCATATTCTGGAATCAATGCTTGATACTATTCAAAAACCTAAGCAGGAACTGTCAGAATACGCACCTAAAATCCTTACTATGGAAATCAACCCGGACAAAATCCGTGATGTCATTGGGCCAAGCGGTAAACAAATCAATCAGATTATTGATGAAACCGGCGTAAAAATAGATATTGAACAGGATGGCAGTGTATTTATTTCATCAACGGATGCTTCTATGAATGATAAAGCCAAACAAATCATCGAAGATCTTGTCCGTGAAGTGGAAGTTGGACAGACATACCTTGGTACCGTTAAACGTATCGAGAAGTTCGGTGCATTTGTTGAGATATTTAAAGGAAAAGATGGTCTTGTTCACATTTCCGAACTGGCTGAGGAGCGAACTAACAAAGTGGAAGATGTTGTCTCCATCGGTGATAAAATCATGGTTAAGGTGAAAGAAATAGACAAGCAGGGCCGAGTTAACCTTTCCCGTAAAGCTGTTTTAAAAGATGAAAAGGAAAAACAGGAAAAATCGAGTATGTAA
- the ribF gene encoding riboflavin biosynthesis protein RibF, translating into MRTIELSYPHRLDRQNLPDTVAAIGFFDGIHKGHQKVIKTAVEKAKKDNMESAVITFHPHPSVVLKKDTPHVRYITPLKEKQEILQQMNVDRLYIITFNKELASLEPQQFIDHFIIGLKIKHLVAGFDFSYGHKGKGNMNIIENHTRNEFDYTTIGKVEMAEQKVSSTRIRELLRAGDVQTANSLLGRPLTIQGIVIDGEKRGREIGYPTANIQINPDALLPKTGVYAVKVQYKNETYEGMASLGYNPTFEGDLDKPSAEVNIFDYNNDLYGEELIMEWHKFIRDEEKFDNVDELIRQIEDDERVIRDYFSND; encoded by the coding sequence TTGCGAACAATAGAATTGAGTTATCCACATAGATTGGATCGACAGAATCTCCCTGATACAGTTGCCGCGATCGGTTTTTTTGACGGAATACATAAAGGCCATCAGAAAGTTATCAAAACAGCAGTGGAGAAAGCGAAAAAGGACAATATGGAAAGCGCGGTTATTACATTCCATCCGCACCCGTCAGTTGTTTTAAAAAAGGACACGCCACATGTCAGGTATATCACACCGTTAAAAGAAAAGCAGGAGATTCTCCAGCAGATGAATGTTGACCGGCTGTATATTATCACGTTTAATAAAGAACTGGCATCACTGGAGCCGCAACAGTTTATCGATCACTTTATTATTGGACTGAAAATTAAACACCTTGTTGCAGGATTTGATTTCTCCTATGGCCATAAAGGAAAAGGAAATATGAATATCATTGAAAATCATACGAGGAATGAGTTTGATTACACAACGATTGGAAAAGTGGAAATGGCCGAACAAAAAGTAAGTTCCACAAGAATCAGAGAGCTGCTCCGTGCGGGAGATGTGCAAACGGCCAATAGTCTGCTCGGACGCCCGCTGACTATTCAGGGAATTGTTATCGACGGGGAAAAGCGGGGGCGTGAAATCGGATATCCGACCGCAAATATTCAAATCAATCCCGATGCGCTTCTTCCCAAAACAGGTGTATACGCAGTTAAAGTGCAGTATAAAAATGAGACATATGAAGGAATGGCCAGTCTCGGTTATAACCCGACATTTGAAGGGGATCTTGACAAACCAAGTGCCGAAGTGAATATTTTTGATTACAACAACGATCTGTATGGTGAGGAACTGATCATGGAATGGCATAAGTTTATCCGTGATGAAGAAAAATTTGACAATGTTGACGAATTGATTCGTCAGATAGAGGATGATGAGCGCGTGATTCGTGACTATTTTTCAAATGATTAA